TGACCAAGATTCTTTCTTGTGTCGGGAGGAAAGTCTCCTTCAAATATCCAGGAAATGAGGGTGACAAGCACGGCGTTCTCAAAGACCGGGCCGTCATCGAGAGTACTAACGAATCTGGTTGCGTACCTTACTGGGATGTGGTTGATCTCATAGAATTCAAAGGAGAAAAAGAACCAGAATGGATTCGGATCGGCTACTACAGGAAACCCGGACAGAGCTTAAACTGGGGCAGCCAGACCACAATCACGGAGCCGACATCTATCTGGAAGAAGATTCTCGTGAATGCGGGACGTGAAAAGAAATGGTTCCGTGACCTGCTTGAGGACGCGCTGAATGAGCTGAAGAAAAGATAGCACAACGAGTGGGTGCAGCCAATCGCCAAAAAACGGGCTCTGGCTGACCCTCGTGTTAGCCTTTTGAAGGTAAGTTATGGATATTAAAATTCGATGGCCCAAAAAAGGGGATACTCCGTTTCTGCAAGGAGATACTATGTCTCCTGCTTGGGCTTCAATTCGTTGGCTCTTATCATTAGACGCGAATGATTCTATTTTTTCAATGGCTTTCAAGGAGGCAGGAGACAAGATAGTAAGAGAAATACATAGAGATGACGATGGCATGCCGGCTGATATCTATTTCATGCCAGTTGCATATCTGTATCGCCACAGCCTTGAACTCAAACTAAAACAAATTATCAGATTGGGCTGCGATTTAGAATTGTTAGAGTGCGATAAAAAGCTTTCTTTATTGTTGGGGAAGCATGAACTACATCCTCTTTGGAACTATGCGCGGAAAACTATTGAGATCCACTGGCCCGATGACGAAAAGGACGTTTTGGATACCGCTGGCAGAATTATCCAGGAATTCCACATCATCGACAACTCGGGTCAGGAATTACGATACGCTAAAAACCGGGCCGGTGAGAATACGTTAAGAAATATGCCAGAATCAGTCGACTTAACGCATTTACAGGATGTATTTGAAGCGGTTTTAAACTTCTTGGATGGATGTGAAATGGGTTTGAATGAAGCTGTTGATATTAGAAATGAAACGTTAAGCGAACTTACTCCGGATTATTGAGGCTGACCCTAAATTCAGCCGACCCGAAAAGCCGGGCGGCTGTTTAAAACGATAGCGGAAAAGGATTATGGTATACACAGAATTTCTATACAGTTTCTTTCTCGGTTTGTGCCTTTCGGCCCTTTGGGGCATTGCCACATGGCTTAAATGGCAGCACATGAAAAGTGGAACCATTCTTCCCACCGGTTCATTCACGGAGCACCATGGAGGAGCAGTCGGATATATCATTAATGCAGTTTGTATCGGCACTACACTTTCTTTTTGGTCGGGGTTGGGGTGGTGGCTGATCCTCACTATTGCTATGTTCCTTTTTCTTGGTGGATGGATTGCTACCCTTATTGAGCGGAAATTATACTGCAATCAGTTCCAGCTTGATACTATCGTATATGCCGCAAAGGAATACTCACGATTATCGAATACAGAAAGCGCGGCTGAAATTCTTATAGACGTCGCTCCAAAGTGGTGGATTAAGCTTATGCCATCTGGTTGGCAGAAGGAGCTACGGGGGAAACTTGAACAGGTTCTTCTCCCTGAAAACCATGATAGTGGAAGAAAAATCGGCTAACCAGCGCATCCACCGGATCGGCGAGGAAAGGCGCTCGCCTCCCGGTGATGCTGTCGTTCGGTCTATGAACCTGTGAAAATGGAGAGAAGACAGTGCCCGTGAACCCCCTTATCACCAACTGCCTCATTGACTCATGTACGTTTGACCCAAAATACAAGCCCGAGGATGAGGCTTCCGCCGAGATATTCAGGCTCTACAAAGAAGGGGAGCTTTTGATCCAAATTGCTCATTCAACCCAGAAAGAGATTCAACATCCCAATACGCCCGCTTGGGTCAAGCGCGAAGCCTTGAATCTGATCTACACGTTGCCGGTTAGCCTGATCGAGAGCGAGGTTCGAAAACTTCGCGAGATTGAGACTATTCTGGCAGGAAACGGCAAGATAGAGAATATCCTCCAAGACGCGCGCCATGTTTTTGAGGCACAAAAGTATGGGTCCTACTTCATCACGACTGACTCCCGCATATTGGACCGTGCCAGCAGGTTGCGTTCCGCATGCAATATTACCATCGTTAAGCCCAGTGAATTCCTCAGCATCGTGAAGCAATATCTTGAGAAGAAAAACCACAAGCAGACGTTTCGCTCGTTAGCAGAGTTCATTCCGACTCAAAAACCTCGGGAGGAAAACAGGATGGACACAGTGCCTTATAGGGGGTATCTCATTCAAGCAGCGCCATATCGGTTAGCTGACTCTGGTGAGTTCACCATAAACATCAGCATACTGCATGATACCGGCGATGCTATTAATATTCGCAACTTTGGTGCCAGCAATACGTTCAAGACGGAAAAAGAAGCGATTTATCATTGTATTGAATTTGGACGGCAAATCATTGATGGGAAGTTTGAAAATTGCACTGTCAGTGGTTTATGACCGAACCACTTGGTGCAGCCAATCGCCGATAAAACCGGCTCTGGCTGACCTTAAGTGTTCGGTGAAATAATATTATGAGCAACTACTTTCAATTTACAACAATATTCCAAATAGCACTGGTAAAAGATGCCCCGGTAAAAATTGTTCGTGACCCGGTAAAAATTGAATTCTTTTCAGGGCCTCGCTCATTTAGGGTGCCTGTTCAAGTGGGTTCTATTGCCGAAAAAGGGACGAATACTCCAATAGCAGAGAATACACTTTTATCAAGAGAAGCTCTTCTGAACCTATCGGGCGGGGAAAAATACGTAATGATAACGGCTCGAACAAAGGAGCGAAACCCGGCTATAGCGCGGAAGTTTTGCGAAACTGCAATCGATAGAGCAATCACGGACCTGTCTGTGCTTTATGGAACAGGTTTTTTTGCAAAAATCATTTACCGAGGGTGGCTAATTGATGACAATTTCATCGTAGAAGCTTGGTTATCGGTCCATGAACCTTTCCAAATACCACAGGATGCGGAGTCTATTCTGCTCGCTCTTATCAAACAGCAGAGTATGGATGCAGACATTAACCAGCGCTATGCAACTATGTCACGCTTTTTTTCGAAGTCTGTGTTGGTTCATCCAAGCGAGGAAAAACTCTTATACCTGTGGACAATTCTCGAGATTTTCCCGATGAAAAACACAACAGACATAAAACCGATCAGCGAGTATCTTTCCGCTAGGATAGGCAGGCCATCCGCAGATGTGAAAGAAAAACTTGCCATCGGGCGAGCCTTTGGTGTCCGCTCTAATCTTGTCCATAATGGCATCCTTACTATTGATATTTCAGAAATGGGAAAGTTTTTTGAAAAGCTGGAGAGTATATGCATTGAGGTGCTAAGAGGCATGAGTGGTATTGCCTATGACGGATCGCTGGAGAAGTATTTTATTTAAGCTGACTGAACCATTTGCTGCAGCCAATCGGCAACAAAGGGCGCTGCCTCTGGCTGAGCTTTTTGTTAGCCACGACGAAAGGATGATTAGCTATGGATAATAAGCAGTCGCATCTTGGCATGATTCAAGGCGTTGTGAACAGACTGTCTTCCAATTCGTTCTTGTTGAAAGGGTGGAGCGTGGTACTGGCATCTGCAATGTTTGCTTTTGCAGCAAAAGACTCAAAAATGATCTTTATATACCTTGCTTATTTTCCGGCCATCTCTTTTTGATGGGGTAAATGGGGTCAAAGGGGTAAATGGGGTCAAATCTTTATCCTTGACTTAGTCGATCTTTTATCTTCTTCTTCATACAGGTGTATAAATGGGGTCTAAATGGTCTAAATGGGGTCAAATCTTTATCCTTGACTTAGTCGATCTTCTATCTTCTTCTTCATACACGGTAAATTCTTGCCGGAGGCCAATGATGCCCGGAGTCTCTCACTTTCCACAGATACGGCACTGCAATCGACCCCTATGATCCCCCCGATATATCGCTGCGTCTATGGAACAGCCCCATAGCCATACTGCGGGCCATGCTTTTACATCCTTTCCAGGGCAATGCATCGGTAAACAAAAAGAAGACAAAGTCAATAATAAAGATTTGACCCCATTATGGCATTAATCACAACCAGATACGTCATGAGAGCATCGGTATCGGGCTTTCCTGTAGCAAACCGTCGTGAGGCGAGGAAGCTTGGTCTTTTGCTGTCAGGCAAAAGTTCCGAAGCCGAACGCGAGCGAATGTAAGCCGCTGGAGCGTATGAGCGTGTTTGTGGGGAAGAGCCCGACACCAATGCTCATCCTAGTGGAAGATCCGGGTTAAATGATTTTCGTTTGGGTATTCGGTCATTGGTGATTGGGTATTGATTGGTGGTTAATGTTTGGTTATTGGTTGCCAGTATCCAGTATCTGCGCTATGAGCTGTTATTTATCTGCTGATAACTGGATACCGGATTGCGTGGTACCCGGCATGGATGTACTTATTTCGTTAAACCCTTGACGATCTCCTGCGCGCGTTTTTCCGCCTCATCCATCTCTTTGGCGCACCCGTGGGTTCTCAAGAACTGTTTTACTTCCTCTACCCTCTGGGTCTGCCCCTTTTCGACGACATCGGAATACATCTCCATAAAAACCTTTTTGTCCTCCGGTGACAGGCACTCTTCCTGGGCGCCCACGGCACAAGGGAAAAACATAAGGAACAGAACGAAGACGAGAAAAACGGCGCAATTGATTTTATTGAAAGACATCAAACGCTCCCGTGATGATTATCGCCCGCATGTGTAAGGGGCATACCGCATCATCTCATGGAGGATATGGTATGCCCGGGTAATTATTTTCAGCAGCTGCAGGAACCGCTTCCGCAACCACCTTCAGCCTTCTTCGAGAGCTCCGATTGTATCATAAAACCTGCGCCCATGGCAGACTTCACAAAATCGATGCTGACCGGTTTTACCTCTTCAAAAAGTTCCTTGTTCATGATAAACGTAACACCCTTTTCATTAAAGATCTGATCATCATCATGTGGCTCATCCAGAGCCATACCCAATGAAGGCCCCGATCACCCACCCTCGGTCATCATGACCCGAATGGATTGAGAACCGTTTTTACCTTCAAGAAATTGCTTGATCATTTCACCTGCCATGTCAGATACCTCAAACATATTACACTCCTTTCCTTCAGTCTGTTATTGCTCGTTGCGCAATAACGGTATGCATTAGCATATACATTTCTCTGCCAATGTCAACCCCCGGGTATACCCCTGTCTATTTGAGATTTCGCTGAAAATATGGTCTTTTT
The Syntrophorhabdaceae bacterium genome window above contains:
- a CDS encoding HlyU family transcriptional regulator, producing MNPLITNCLIDSCTFDPKYKPEDEASAEIFRLYKEGELLIQIAHSTQKEIQHPNTPAWVKREALNLIYTLPVSLIESEVRKLREIETILAGNGKIENILQDARHVFEAQKYGSYFITTDSRILDRASRLRSACNITIVKPSEFLSIVKQYLEKKNHKQTFRSLAEFIPTQKPREENRMDTVPYRGYLIQAAPYRLADSGEFTINISILHDTGDAINIRNFGASNTFKTEKEAIYHCIEFGRQIIDGKFENCTVSGL